A genomic segment from Pseudomonas sp. M30-35 encodes:
- the mreC gene encoding rod shape-determining protein MreC, protein MRLLVLAVLSAALMVVDARFDVLKPMRSQLGVIVEPVYWLGSLPVTLWENTTQELSSRTELVAENEKLKTERLLMQRRLQKLAALTEQNVRLRELLNSAALVDDDVLATELIGIDPNPFTHRILIDKGSKDGVVIGQPVLDARGLMGQVVEVMPYSARVLLLTDTNHSIPVQVNRNGLRAIASGTGNPERLELRHVADTADIKEGDLLVSSGLGQRFPAGYPVATVSQVIHDSGQPFAIVRAIPTANLNRSRYMLLVFTDPRSPEQRATESAQAQEAEDLQSMPPVTPAEGESTEAPAAAPPPSSTPPQPQQGAQQ, encoded by the coding sequence GTGCGCCTGCTGGTGCTGGCCGTCCTTTCGGCTGCCTTGATGGTGGTGGATGCGCGTTTTGATGTGCTCAAGCCTATGCGTAGCCAATTGGGCGTGATTGTCGAGCCGGTTTATTGGCTGGGCAGCTTGCCCGTGACGCTCTGGGAAAACACCACCCAGGAGCTAAGTTCGCGCACTGAGTTAGTCGCCGAAAACGAAAAGCTCAAGACTGAACGCCTGTTGATGCAGCGCCGCTTGCAAAAGCTCGCGGCTCTGACCGAACAGAACGTGCGGTTGCGCGAGCTGCTTAACTCGGCGGCGTTGGTTGATGACGATGTGCTCGCCACCGAGCTGATCGGCATTGATCCTAACCCGTTCACCCATCGCATTTTGATTGATAAAGGCTCGAAAGACGGTGTGGTGATCGGGCAGCCTGTGCTTGATGCGCGCGGTCTGATGGGGCAGGTGGTTGAGGTCATGCCGTATTCGGCGCGAGTGTTGCTGCTCACCGATACCAACCACAGTATTCCCGTTCAAGTGAACCGCAACGGCTTGCGTGCAATTGCCAGTGGCACCGGTAATCCTGAGCGCCTTGAGTTGCGCCATGTTGCTGATACAGCTGATATCAAAGAGGGCGACCTGTTGGTCAGTTCGGGTTTGGGTCAGCGTTTTCCGGCCGGTTATCCAGTGGCAACGGTGTCACAGGTGATCCATGATTCGGGTCAGCCGTTTGCGATTGTCAGGGCTATTCCGACTGCTAATCTCAACCGTAGCCGCTACATGTTGCTGGTGTTTACCGACCCGCGCTCGCCAGAGCAGCGCGCAACTGAGTCGGCTCAGGCGCAAGAGGCCGAAGACCTCCAGTCGATGCCTCCAGTTACGCCTGCCGAAGGCGAATCAACTGAAGCACCAGCTGCTGCGCCACCACCCTCGTCAACACCGCCGCAGCCACAGCAAGGAGCACAGCAATGA
- a CDS encoding nucleoside triphosphate pyrophosphatase, whose product MATLYLASGSSRRRELLTQIGVPFITQVCPIDETVLPDEQPSFYVERLARAKAQAVFDQLESPAETVVLGSDTAVVLDGKILGKPADRSEALATLRALSGREHQVLTAVALVARDKSRAAVVTSQVTFRCISDAEAQAYWASGEPQDKAGSYGIQGLAAVFVSQLQGSYSAVVGLPLCETAELLAEFAIPCWQSLPVHT is encoded by the coding sequence ATGGCCACTTTGTATCTGGCTTCAGGTTCGTCGCGCCGGCGGGAGCTGCTTACGCAGATCGGTGTGCCCTTTATCACGCAAGTCTGCCCAATCGATGAAACTGTGTTGCCTGATGAGCAGCCAAGCTTCTATGTAGAGCGCTTGGCTCGGGCGAAGGCGCAGGCGGTGTTTGACCAGCTTGAGTCGCCAGCTGAGACGGTTGTGCTCGGCTCTGATACGGCGGTGGTTCTCGACGGCAAGATCCTTGGTAAGCCAGCTGACCGGAGCGAAGCGCTGGCGACCTTGCGCGCGCTGTCAGGGCGTGAACATCAAGTGTTGACTGCGGTGGCGTTGGTCGCGCGCGATAAAAGCAGAGCGGCGGTGGTGACAAGTCAGGTAACCTTTAGATGCATTTCAGATGCCGAGGCACAGGCATACTGGGCCAGCGGTGAACCGCAGGATAAAGCAGGCAGTTACGGTATTCAGGGTTTGGCGGCAGTGTTCGTCAGCCAATTGCAGGGCAGCTATTCGGCAGTGGTGGGTTTACCCCTGTGCGAAACAGCTGAGTTACTCGCAGAATTTGCAATTCCGTGCTGGCAATCGTTGCCAGTCCACACTTAA
- the mreD gene encoding rod shape-determining protein MreD — MSGVRAQNTWVVWLSLMFALLLSVSSLPDFMEIGRPLWLALVLTYWVLALPHRVGMATAWIFGLLADVLNGSLLGQNALILSLITFLVLSLHQRLRMFPMWQQSLVLMVVFGLAQLVQLWLNALTGSRPPTLTFILPAVVSVLLWPWVSVILRSIQQRLGVN; from the coding sequence ATGAGTGGTGTTCGTGCACAGAATACGTGGGTTGTCTGGCTGAGTTTGATGTTCGCGCTGTTGCTCAGCGTTTCCAGTTTGCCAGACTTTATGGAAATTGGTCGGCCTCTCTGGCTCGCGCTAGTCCTGACTTACTGGGTGCTGGCGCTACCGCACCGTGTCGGCATGGCAACCGCTTGGATTTTCGGCCTGTTAGCGGATGTTCTCAATGGCTCGTTGCTCGGTCAGAATGCGCTGATCCTTAGCCTGATCACCTTTTTGGTATTAAGCCTGCATCAGCGCTTGCGCATGTTTCCGATGTGGCAGCAGAGCTTGGTGTTGATGGTTGTGTTTGGCTTGGCTCAGTTAGTCCAGTTATGGCTGAACGCGTTAACCGGTAGCCGTCCGCCAACCCTTACGTTTATTCTTCCAGCGGTTGTCAGTGTGCTGCTTTGGCCGTGGGTCAGCGTCATCCTGCGCAGCATTCAACAGCGTCTAGGCGTCAATTAA
- the rng gene encoding ribonuclease G: protein MSEEILINITPMESRVAVVENGVLQEVHVERTQRRGIVGNIYKGKVVRVLPGMQAAFVDIGLERAAFIHASEISSREGAAVETISALVHEGQSLVVQVTKDPIASKGARLTTQLSLPSRYLVYMPRTSHVGISLKIEDEAERERLKQVVADCVGAEGSEETGGFILRTAAEGAGADEILVDIRYVRRLWGQIAGQMKSASSPSVIYEDLSLALRTLRDLVSPRTEKIRVDSRETFQKITHFVSELMPEISDRLEHYPGERPIFDLYGVEDEIQKALDRKVPLKSGGYLVVDPAEAMSTIDVNTGAFVGHRTLEETIFKTNLEAATAIARQLRLRNLGGIIIIDFIDMEDEEHQRQVLRTLEKQLERDHAKTNIIGITELGLVQMTRKRTRESLEQVLCEPCACCQGRGKLKTPETTCYEIFREILREARAYQPEGYRVLANQKVVDRLLDEESGNVADLEAFIGRTIKFQVETMYSQEQYDVVLL, encoded by the coding sequence ATGAGTGAAGAAATCCTGATCAACATCACGCCGATGGAATCGCGCGTGGCAGTAGTCGAAAATGGAGTGTTGCAGGAAGTCCATGTCGAGCGCACACAGCGCCGCGGGATTGTCGGCAATATCTACAAAGGCAAAGTCGTTCGCGTATTGCCTGGAATGCAGGCAGCTTTTGTCGATATTGGCCTCGAGCGCGCTGCCTTTATTCATGCATCAGAAATCTCCAGTCGCGAAGGCGCTGCTGTCGAAACCATCAGCGCTCTGGTGCACGAAGGGCAGAGCCTGGTGGTGCAGGTCACTAAAGACCCGATTGCCAGTAAAGGTGCGCGGCTGACGACGCAGCTGTCGCTGCCATCGCGCTATCTTGTTTACATGCCGCGCACCAGCCACGTTGGTATCTCGCTGAAGATCGAAGATGAGGCTGAGCGTGAGCGCCTCAAGCAAGTGGTGGCTGATTGCGTAGGTGCCGAAGGCAGTGAAGAAACCGGTGGCTTCATTTTGCGCACGGCTGCTGAAGGCGCGGGTGCGGATGAAATCCTGGTGGATATCCGTTATGTGCGCCGTTTGTGGGGGCAAATCGCTGGGCAGATGAAGTCCGCGTCTTCGCCCTCGGTGATCTACGAAGACCTTAGTTTAGCTTTGCGTACATTGCGTGACTTGGTCAGTCCGCGTACTGAGAAAATCCGAGTCGATTCGCGTGAGACTTTTCAGAAGATCACTCACTTTGTCAGTGAGCTGATGCCGGAAATTTCTGACCGCCTTGAGCATTATCCGGGCGAGCGACCGATTTTTGATCTGTACGGCGTTGAAGATGAGATCCAGAAAGCCCTCGATCGCAAGGTTCCGCTGAAATCCGGTGGCTACCTGGTGGTTGATCCGGCTGAGGCGATGAGTACCATTGACGTCAATACTGGCGCATTCGTTGGCCATCGCACGCTCGAAGAAACCATTTTCAAAACCAACCTTGAAGCCGCTACGGCAATTGCCCGGCAGCTGCGCTTGCGCAACCTCGGTGGGATTATCATCATCGACTTTATCGACATGGAAGATGAAGAGCATCAGCGTCAGGTTTTGCGCACTTTGGAAAAACAATTAGAGCGTGATCACGCAAAGACCAATATCATTGGTATTACCGAATTGGGTCTGGTGCAAATGACCCGCAAGCGTACACGCGAGAGCCTTGAGCAAGTGCTCTGCGAACCTTGTGCTTGTTGTCAGGGACGCGGCAAGTTGAAAACCCCGGAAACCACCTGTTATGAAATTTTCCGGGAAATATTGCGTGAAGCAAGAGCCTATCAGCCAGAGGGATACAGGGTGTTGGCCAATCAAAAAGTAGTAGACCGTCTGCTCGATGAAGAGTCAGGCAATGTTGCAGACCTAGAGGCCTTTATTGGCCGCACCATTAAGTTTCAAGTGGAGACCATGTACTCCCAGGAACAATACGATGTGGTGCTGTTGTGA